The following coding sequences lie in one Psychrilyobacter atlanticus DSM 19335 genomic window:
- a CDS encoding HD-GYP domain-containing protein — translation MNINFHVFIDNLVSTIEAKDLYTAGHSTRVADLAFIIAEHMNYNKEFCEKIHIAGHLHDIGKIGIPDGILLKSGKLTKSEFEVIKDHPLIGFEILKNNPSLKDVPLIIKHHHEKFDGTGYPDQLKSDDIPIGSRIIAVADSFDAMVTRRTYKSAITFESAIEELLTESHKQFDKNIVDNFLDVIKDREKLSNIKNIFSLS, via the coding sequence TTGAACATTAACTTTCACGTTTTTATCGATAATTTAGTATCTACAATTGAAGCAAAGGACCTTTATACTGCCGGACATTCTACTAGAGTTGCCGATTTAGCTTTTATCATTGCAGAGCATATGAACTATAACAAAGAATTTTGTGAAAAAATACATATAGCTGGACATCTCCATGATATTGGAAAAATAGGAATACCAGATGGAATTCTTTTAAAATCAGGAAAACTTACCAAAAGTGAATTTGAAGTAATTAAAGATCACCCCTTAATAGGTTTTGAAATCTTAAAGAATAATCCGTCTTTAAAGGACGTACCCCTAATCATAAAACATCATCATGAAAAATTTGACGGAACTGGTTACCCAGATCAACTAAAAAGCGATGATATTCCTATAGGTTCTAGAATAATTGCAGTTGCTGATTCTTTTGACGCAATGGTTACACGAAGGACTTATAAATCTGCTATAACCTTTGAATCTGCGATCGAAGAACTTTTGACAGAATCCCATAAACAATTTGATAAAAATATCGTAGATAATTTTTTAGATGTAATCAAGGATAGAGAAAAACTCAGCAATATAAAAAATATTTTCAGTCTTTCCTAA